One window of the Camelina sativa cultivar DH55 chromosome 1, Cs, whole genome shotgun sequence genome contains the following:
- the LOC104793130 gene encoding adenylyl-sulfate kinase 1, chloroplastic, whose protein sequence is MIAAGAKSLLGLSIASPKGLSDSNSLSSHSRSVGVVRSCVSMDGSQTLSHNTNGSFPELKSINGKKQGPLSTVGNSTNIKWHECPVEKVDRQRLLDQKGCVIWVTGLSGSGKSTLACALNQMLYKKGKLCYILDGDNVRHGLNRDLSFKAEDRAENIRRVGEVAKLFADAGIICIASLISPYRTDRDACRNLLPEGDFVEVFMDVSLEVCEARDPKGLYKLARAGKIKGFTGIDDPYEPPLNCEISLGREGSGTSPIEMAEVIVGYLENKGYLQA, encoded by the exons ATGATTGCCGCCGGAGCTAAATCGCTGCTAGGTCTTTCGATTGCTTCTCCAAAAGGGCTTTCTGATAGCAATTCATTGAGTAGTCATTCAAGATCCGTTGGTGTTGTTCGTTCTTGTGTTTCTATGGATGGATCTCAAACTCTGAGTCATAACACAAATGGGTCTTTTCCTGAGCTCAAATCTATTAATG GGAAAAAACAAGGTCCTTTGTCTACGGTTGGGAACTCGACGAACATAAAGTGGCATGAGTGTCCTGTTGAGAAAGTTGATCGACAGAGATTGCTTGATCAGAAAGGATGTGTGATTTGGGTCACTGGTCTTAGTGGTTCAG GGAAGAGTACTTTGGCTTGTGCTTTGAACCAAATGTTGTACAAAAAGGGGAAGCTTTGTTATATTCTTGATGGGGATAATGTTAGGCATGGCTTAAACCGTGATCTCAGCTTTAAAGCTGAGGATCGTGCTGAGAACATTCGTAGAGTCG GAGAGGTTGCTAAGCTTTTTGCGGATGCTGGAATCATCTGCATTGCGAGTTTAATATCTCCTTATAGAACAGACAGGGACGCTTGTCGAAACTTACTCCCCGAGGGAGATTTTGTTGAG GTGTTCATGGATGTATCGCTTGAAGTTTGTGAGGCGAGGGATCCTAAGGGTCTTTACAAGCTAGCTCGTGCAGGAAAGATCAAAG GTTTTACCGGGATCGATGACCCTTACGAGCCACCATTGAACTGCGAG ATTTCTCTAGGACGCGAAGGATCAGGAACTTCTCCGATCGAAATGGCTGAAG